A genomic window from Phoenix dactylifera cultivar Barhee BC4 unplaced genomic scaffold, palm_55x_up_171113_PBpolish2nd_filt_p 000007F, whole genome shotgun sequence includes:
- the LOC103704569 gene encoding heterogeneous nuclear ribonucleoprotein F-like, translating into MFPKRKYMDGGDGREMGLKRPQFDSSSSFFGASVGSSLMYNPSYAYAGQPPPFPVVRLRGLPFDCSEADVIDFFCGLDILDILFVHKGGRFSGEAFCVLAYPLQVDFAIQRNRQNMGRRYIEVYRSKRQEYYSAVAHEVSDMRGGSPRRSAPRARSADGGKDLVEHTGVLRMRGLPYSAGKDDVMDFFKDYELSEDCVHIVLNSDGRPTGEAFVEFANAEDSKSAMGRDRMTLGSRYIELFPSTPKEMDDAIKR; encoded by the coding sequence GAAATACATGGATGGAGGTGATGGGCGTGAAATGGGGTTGAAGCGACCACAATTTGATTCGAGTTCCTCATTTTTTGGGGCTTCTGTTGGATCAAGTCTCATGTACAATCCTTCTTATGCTTATGCTGGCCAACCTCCACCATTCCCCGTTGTCCGATTGCGCGGCCTTCCTTTTGATTGTTCGGAAGCAGATGTTATTGACTTCTTCTGTGGTCTGGACATACTCGACATTCTCTTTGTTCATAAAGGTGGTCGGTTCAGTGGGGAAGCTTTTTGTGTATTGGCATATCCTCTGCAAGTAGATTTTGCCATTCAGAGAAATAGGCAGAACATGGGTAGGAGGTATATTGAGGTTTATAGGAGTAAGAGACAGGAATATTACAGTGCCGTTGCACATGAAGTTTCTGATATGAGGGGTGGTTCTCCACGTCGCAGTGCTCCGAGGGCAAGGTCAGCTGATGGTGGGAAGGATTTAGTTGAGCATACTGGAGTTCTACGGATGAGGGGATTGCCATATTCTGCTGGGAAAGATGATGTGATGGACTTTTTTAAGGACTACGAACTCTCAGAGGACTGTGTTCATATTGTGCTGAACTCCGATGGCAGGCCAACAGGGGAAGCTTTTGTCGAGTTTGCAAATGCAGAAGATTCAAAATCTGCAATGGGAAGGGATAGAATGACACTCGGAAGTCGTTATATAGAGTTGTTTCCTTCAACTCCCAAGGAGATGGACGATGCTATTAAACGGTGA
- the LOC103704599 gene encoding G-type lectin S-receptor-like serine/threonine-protein kinase SD3-1 isoform X1, protein MRKHQVFWFPIFFCSVAFFDTEEASRIPLGSKLSVAEHDYWISPNGNFAFGFFNHSDQPNRFGVGVRFNSRSIPLPERTLVWVAGAHVSVGYDSFLQLNEAGDLVLFDSSEGATVWRSNTHNSSVAWASLGDDGNLVLSNARRDVVWQSFGTPSDTLLPGQNLTSSQTLRAASSNFVSSYYGLSMDASGQLRLSWETNVTYWKTEATSSEPILAAVFTGEGAFQLLDVRLRPVWSRFGDDHNDSSASFRFLKLDSDGNLRMYSWSSPSNSWKKAWQAVENQCDVFATCGLSGICAFTPSGDTICKCPFGGSSSSSNSNCLAPDIQACDARSTMIALNHTFLYGIYPPEDFITRSSIELCRNSCSQDPHCTSVTVTNDGKAQCRMKRTRFVTGHEHPSLTSISFVKVCFVPFPAVPGEVRASSPSLLRRSSRLHVSSAVLPASGALAAFLALQVGAFLYFLRRRKAIKSSGAARFPCRSSVGLISLSYSELKDITSNFKHQLGLNLHKGVLPIGRAAAVEELKYDTECGEDIGEKQFKSWISVLGGTHHKNLVRLLAYSCNSGRRFLVYEFIKNASVDKWLEDAKLSRRLTWRKRMDICIGVARALAYLHSGCREFVSHGNLNWENVLLNEELEAKVTGFGLARVRGNAGQNSQGAEVDVARFGEMIVTMVSGHRGGGGDVCGWAYKEWAEGRAAARVVDSRIAGKFDLEEVERMLRVAFWCIQTDARLRPMMAEVLKVLEGMLSVDPPPPPYPCLKSLEESHSIQ, encoded by the coding sequence ATGCGCAAGCATCAAGTATTTTGGTTCCCAATCTTCTTCTGTTCCGTCGCCTTCTTCGACACCGAAGAAGCTTCGCGGATTCCTCTTGGTTCCAAGCTCTCGGTTGCAGAGCATGATTACTGGATCTCCCCCAATGGGAACTTCGCATTCGGGTTCTTCAACCATTCCGACCAGCCTAACCGATTCGGAGTTGGTGTTCGTTTCAACTCGAGATCGATCCCGCTCCCCGAGCGAACCCTTGTCTGGGTTGCCGGGGCTCATGTTTCTGTTGGATATGATTCATTTCTTCAACTCAATGAGGCTGGAGACCTTGTTCTCTTCGACTCTTCCGAGGGAGCTACGGTCTGGAGGAGCAACACTCACAATTCCTCCGTTGCTTGGGCCAGTCTCGGCGACGATGGAAATCTCGTTCTCTCGAATGCACGCCGGGATGTTGTTTGGCAGAGCTTCGGCACTCCTTCGGACACGCTTCTTCCAGGTCAGAACCTCACCTCCTCGCAGACGCTCCGAGCGGCCAGCTCGAATTTTGTCTCAAGTTACTATGGTCTGTCCATGGATGCTTCAGGCCAGCTGAGACTCAGCTGGGAAACTAACGTCACCTACTGGAAGACTGAAGCTACTTCCTCAGAACCGATACTTGCGGCTGTCTTCACCGGAGAAGGGGCATTTCAGCTTCTCGACGTGAGGTTGAGGCCGGTTTGGTCGAGGTTCGGAGATGATCATAATGATTCCTCTGCGAGCTTTCGGTTTCTGAAGCTGGATTCGGATGGCAATCTTCGAATGTACTCATGGAGCTCCCCTTCCAACTCGTGGAAGAAGGCGTGGCAAGCTGTGGAGAATCAGTGCGATGTCTTTGCCACCTGTGGCTTGTCTGGCATCTGCGCTTTCACTCCCTCAGGGGATACAATTTGCAAGTGCCCCTTCGGCGGATCAAGCTCCAGTTCGAATTCAAACTGTTTGGCTCCAGATATTCAGGCATGCGATGCTAGATCGACTATGATCGCACTTAACCACACATTCTTATATGGAATTTACCCACCCGAAGATTTTATCACCCGGTCTAGCATCGAGCTTTGCAGGAATTCATGTTCACAGGATCCTCATTGCACGTCAGTCACTGTTACTAATGATGGTAAGGCTCAGTGCAGAATGAAAAGAACTCGATTCGTAACAGGTCACGAGCACCCCTCTCTGACAtccatttcttttgttaaagTCTGCTTCGTTCCATTTCCTGCAGTACCTGGAGAAGTTCGCGCATCTTCACCTTCTTTACTcagacgatcatccagactcCACGTATCCTCCGCTGTTCTGCCGGCTTCAGGCGCGCTTGCTGCCTTTCTGGCGCTCCAAGTCGGTGCATTTCTCTACTTCTTGAGGAGAAGGAAAGCCATCAAGAGCTCAGGAGCCGCAAGGTTTCCATGTCGGAGCTCGGTTGGTTTGATCTCATTATCCTACTCGGAGCTGAAAGATATAACCAGCAACTTCAAGCACCAGCTTGGGCTGAATCTGCACAAGGGTGTGCTTCCGATCGGCCGGGCAGCTGCGGTCGAGGAGTTGAAATATGACACGGAATGCGGGGAAGACATAGGAGAGAAGCAGTTCAAGTCTTGGATTTCGGTTTTGGGAGGCACGCACCATAAGAACTTAGTGAGGTTGTTGGCATATAGTTGCAATTCCGGCCGAAGATTTTTGGTGTACGAGTTTATTAAGAACGCTTCAGTCGATAAATGGCTGGAAGATGCTAAACTGAGCAGGAGGCTaacttggaggaagaggatggatATATGTATAGGAGTGGCGAGAGCATTAGCTTACTTGCATTCTGGGTGCAGGGAATTTGTCAGCCATGGGAACCTGAACTGGGAGAATGTGCTTCTGAATGAAGAACTAGAAGCAAAGGTGACTGGATTCGGCCTGGCGAGGGTCAGAGGCAATGCTGGCCAAAATAGCCAGGGGGCTGAAGTGGATGTGGCGAGGTTTGGGGAAATGATTGTGACTATGGTGAGTGGCCAccgaggaggagggggggatgTGTGCGGCTGGGCTTACAAGGAGTGGGCGGAGGGACGAGCAGCAGCGAGGGTGGTGGACTCGAGGATTGCAGGAAAGTTTGATTTGGAAGAGGTGGAACGCATGCTAAGGGTTGCATTTTGGTGCATCCAAACTGATGCAAGGCTGAGACCCATGATGGCTGAAGTACTGAAAGTGTTGGAAGGTATGCTATCCGTCGATCCTCCGCCACCTCCCTACCCTTGCTTGAAGTCCTTGGAGGAATCACATTCTATACAATGA
- the LOC103704599 gene encoding G-type lectin S-receptor-like serine/threonine-protein kinase SD3-1 isoform X2, translated as MRKHQVFWFPIFFCSVAFFDTEEASRIPLGSKLSVAEHDYWISPNGNFAFGFFNHSDQPNRFGVGVRFNSRSIPLPERTLVWVAGAHVSVGYDSFLQLNEAGDLVLFDSSEGATVWRSNTHNSSVAWASLGDDGNLVLSNARRDVVWQSFGTPSDTLLPGQNLTSSQTLRAASSNFVSSYYGLSMDASGQLRLSWETNVTYWKTEATSSEPILAAVFTGEGAFQLLDVRLRPVWSRFGDDHNDSSASFRFLKLDSDGNLRMYSWSSPSNSWKKAWQAVENQCDVFATCGLSGICAFTPSGDTICKCPFGGSSSSSNSNCLAPDIQACDARSTMIALNHTFLYGIYPPEDFITRSSIELCRNSCSQDPHCTSVTVTNDVPGEVRASSPSLLRRSSRLHVSSAVLPASGALAAFLALQVGAFLYFLRRRKAIKSSGAARFPCRSSVGLISLSYSELKDITSNFKHQLGLNLHKGVLPIGRAAAVEELKYDTECGEDIGEKQFKSWISVLGGTHHKNLVRLLAYSCNSGRRFLVYEFIKNASVDKWLEDAKLSRRLTWRKRMDICIGVARALAYLHSGCREFVSHGNLNWENVLLNEELEAKVTGFGLARVRGNAGQNSQGAEVDVARFGEMIVTMVSGHRGGGGDVCGWAYKEWAEGRAAARVVDSRIAGKFDLEEVERMLRVAFWCIQTDARLRPMMAEVLKVLEGMLSVDPPPPPYPCLKSLEESHSIQ; from the exons ATGCGCAAGCATCAAGTATTTTGGTTCCCAATCTTCTTCTGTTCCGTCGCCTTCTTCGACACCGAAGAAGCTTCGCGGATTCCTCTTGGTTCCAAGCTCTCGGTTGCAGAGCATGATTACTGGATCTCCCCCAATGGGAACTTCGCATTCGGGTTCTTCAACCATTCCGACCAGCCTAACCGATTCGGAGTTGGTGTTCGTTTCAACTCGAGATCGATCCCGCTCCCCGAGCGAACCCTTGTCTGGGTTGCCGGGGCTCATGTTTCTGTTGGATATGATTCATTTCTTCAACTCAATGAGGCTGGAGACCTTGTTCTCTTCGACTCTTCCGAGGGAGCTACGGTCTGGAGGAGCAACACTCACAATTCCTCCGTTGCTTGGGCCAGTCTCGGCGACGATGGAAATCTCGTTCTCTCGAATGCACGCCGGGATGTTGTTTGGCAGAGCTTCGGCACTCCTTCGGACACGCTTCTTCCAGGTCAGAACCTCACCTCCTCGCAGACGCTCCGAGCGGCCAGCTCGAATTTTGTCTCAAGTTACTATGGTCTGTCCATGGATGCTTCAGGCCAGCTGAGACTCAGCTGGGAAACTAACGTCACCTACTGGAAGACTGAAGCTACTTCCTCAGAACCGATACTTGCGGCTGTCTTCACCGGAGAAGGGGCATTTCAGCTTCTCGACGTGAGGTTGAGGCCGGTTTGGTCGAGGTTCGGAGATGATCATAATGATTCCTCTGCGAGCTTTCGGTTTCTGAAGCTGGATTCGGATGGCAATCTTCGAATGTACTCATGGAGCTCCCCTTCCAACTCGTGGAAGAAGGCGTGGCAAGCTGTGGAGAATCAGTGCGATGTCTTTGCCACCTGTGGCTTGTCTGGCATCTGCGCTTTCACTCCCTCAGGGGATACAATTTGCAAGTGCCCCTTCGGCGGATCAAGCTCCAGTTCGAATTCAAACTGTTTGGCTCCAGATATTCAGGCATGCGATGCTAGATCGACTATGATCGCACTTAACCACACATTCTTATATGGAATTTACCCACCCGAAGATTTTATCACCCGGTCTAGCATCGAGCTTTGCAGGAATTCATGTTCACAGGATCCTCATTGCACGTCAGTCACTGTTACTAATGATG TACCTGGAGAAGTTCGCGCATCTTCACCTTCTTTACTcagacgatcatccagactcCACGTATCCTCCGCTGTTCTGCCGGCTTCAGGCGCGCTTGCTGCCTTTCTGGCGCTCCAAGTCGGTGCATTTCTCTACTTCTTGAGGAGAAGGAAAGCCATCAAGAGCTCAGGAGCCGCAAGGTTTCCATGTCGGAGCTCGGTTGGTTTGATCTCATTATCCTACTCGGAGCTGAAAGATATAACCAGCAACTTCAAGCACCAGCTTGGGCTGAATCTGCACAAGGGTGTGCTTCCGATCGGCCGGGCAGCTGCGGTCGAGGAGTTGAAATATGACACGGAATGCGGGGAAGACATAGGAGAGAAGCAGTTCAAGTCTTGGATTTCGGTTTTGGGAGGCACGCACCATAAGAACTTAGTGAGGTTGTTGGCATATAGTTGCAATTCCGGCCGAAGATTTTTGGTGTACGAGTTTATTAAGAACGCTTCAGTCGATAAATGGCTGGAAGATGCTAAACTGAGCAGGAGGCTaacttggaggaagaggatggatATATGTATAGGAGTGGCGAGAGCATTAGCTTACTTGCATTCTGGGTGCAGGGAATTTGTCAGCCATGGGAACCTGAACTGGGAGAATGTGCTTCTGAATGAAGAACTAGAAGCAAAGGTGACTGGATTCGGCCTGGCGAGGGTCAGAGGCAATGCTGGCCAAAATAGCCAGGGGGCTGAAGTGGATGTGGCGAGGTTTGGGGAAATGATTGTGACTATGGTGAGTGGCCAccgaggaggagggggggatgTGTGCGGCTGGGCTTACAAGGAGTGGGCGGAGGGACGAGCAGCAGCGAGGGTGGTGGACTCGAGGATTGCAGGAAAGTTTGATTTGGAAGAGGTGGAACGCATGCTAAGGGTTGCATTTTGGTGCATCCAAACTGATGCAAGGCTGAGACCCATGATGGCTGAAGTACTGAAAGTGTTGGAAGGTATGCTATCCGTCGATCCTCCGCCACCTCCCTACCCTTGCTTGAAGTCCTTGGAGGAATCACATTCTATACAATGA
- the LOC103704570 gene encoding chaperonin-like RbcX protein 2, chloroplastic, producing the protein MAGARSMVIGSVAVDSHPSACLCVDALPLSNLNFRGSGDAHRIPTCRKASRSSAGSLELSSSFVDTWQGRRPSARSRKQQSKSRSRSRSLIVVNELAGQYEEGFEDVRVQLINYFTYKAVRTVLHQLYEMNPPNYMWFHNFVADNKPSDGKQFLRVLGKEKQDLAERVMITRLHLYGKWIKKCDHAKMYQQISDENLQLMRERLMETVIWPSDDTNTEKIG; encoded by the exons ATGGCGGGAGCTCGGTCGATGGTGATCGGTTCCGTTGCCGTCGACTCCCATCCCTCCGCTTGCCTCTGCGTCGACGCTCTCCCCCTCTCCAATCTCAATTTCAGGGGAAGCGGGGATGCTCACAGGATCCCGACATGCCGGAAGGCGTCGAGGTCGTCGGCGGGTTCTTTGGAGCTGAGCAGCTCCTTCGTCGACACCTGGCAAGGCCGGCGTCCCTCCGCACGATCCAGGAAGCAGCAGAGCAAGAGCAGGAGCAGGAGCAGGAGCCTTATTGTCGTGAATGAACTCGCCGGGCAGTATGAAGAGGGCTTCGAGGATGTTCGTGTG CAACTTATCAATTACTTCACCTACAAAGCCGTAAGGACTGTTCTTCACCAGCTTTATGAAATGAACCCACCAAATTACATGTGGTTCCATAA TTTTGTTGCAGACAACAAACCAAGTGATGGCAAACAATTTCTACGTGTTCTTGGGAAG GAGAAGCAAGATCTAGCGGAAAGAGTGATGATTACACGCCTTCACCTATATGGTAAATGGATTAAG AAATGTGATCATGCGAAAATGTATCAACAAATTTCCGATGAGAACTTGCAACTGATGCGTGAAAGGTTAATGGAGACAGTCATATGGCCATCTGATGACACAAACACAGAGAAGATTGGCTGA